A stretch of DNA from Streptomyces venezuelae:
GGTTCGTACGGCATGGCGCCAGCAAGGGTACGCCGCTTGGTGCCCCGGCGACACCCCGGGCCGGGTCCGGCTCACCTGCTGAGCATCGGCACCAGCACCCGGTCGATGAATTCCTCGATGTCCGAGTCTTCCCATTCGCTCCCGCACACCTTTGTCCGGTACATCATCATCGCCGGAATGACGTCGGCAACGAAGGGTCCGGTGGCATCCGGTCGGACATCGCCACGCTCAATTCCGCGCTCGATCAGGGTTCCGAAGACCCGACCGGAGGGTTCCAGGAACGCCGTGCGGATGATCTCCCGGAAGCCCACCACTCCCACGGCATCGCATTCGTGAAGAACCGACCTCAGGGCCTGCCCGGAGCGCGAATGCATCACATCGCGCATCCGCCGGCAGAGCAGCCGGAGGTCGCCGCGGATCGACCCGGAGTCGGGGACCTCGGCCACCGGGGGCAGCGAGGCCCGCAGCGCGTCGGCGACGAGCTCGCCCTTGGAGGACCAGCGCCGGTAGACGGCAGCCTTGCCGGTCTGCGCTCCGGCGGCCACGGCCTCCATGGTGAGGGCGTTCCAGCCGACCGTGCAGAGCTGTTCGATCGCGGCGTCGACGATCGCCGCCTCCAGCTCGGCACCCCGCCGGCGAACCGGACCCGCCATCACTCCGCACCTCCGCCGCTACCCGCCCACACGTGAACCGTCGTACGGATTTTCAGCTTAGTGAACGCTTGAGTTCCCTAACCGGGCCATTTTACGGTGGTCAAACAGTGAACGATCGCGTTCACTATTTTCACGTGGGGGATCAGCAGTGACACCAACACCCCTGACCACAGCCCGAATACCGGGAACCGCGCGGCGTGCGGGTCGTCCCGGAGCGGCCCTCACCGTCATCGCCGCCTGTCAGCTCATGGTGGTGCTCGACGCGACCATCGTGAACATCGCACTGCCCCACATCCAGACCGCCCTCAGCTTCTCCACCACCGACCTCTCCTGGGTGGTCAGCGCCTACACCCTCACCTTCGGCGGACTGCTGCTGCTCGGCGGCCGGGCTGGCGACATCCTGGGCCGGCGCCGCGTCTTCCTGGCCGGAATCCTGCTGTTCACCCTGGCCTCCCTGCTCGGCGGACTGGCCCAGGAGCCCTGGCAGCTGCTGGCCGCCCGCGCCCTCCAGGGGGTCGGCGGCGCCATCGCCTCACCCACTTCGCTCGCCCTGATCACCACCACGTTCCCGGAGGGTCCGGAGCGGAACCGGGCCTTCGGCGTGTTCGCCGCGGTGTCCGCCGGGGGCGGCGCGATCGGCCTGCTCGCCGGCGGCATGCTCACCGAGTGGCTGGACTGGCGCTGGGTGCTCTTCGTCAACGTGCCGATCGGCGTGCTCATCGCCGTACTGACACCGCTCTACATCAGCGAGTCCGAACGCCACCCCGGCCGCTTCGACTTCGCCGGCGCCATCACGTCCACCACGGGCATGGCCGCCCTCGTCTACGGCTTCATCCGCGCCTCGGAAGAGGGCTGGCGGGACGTCCTGGCCCTCGGCTCGTTCGCCGCGGCCGTCGTACTGCTCGCCCTGTTCGCACACCTCGAATCCCGGGCCGCCGAGCCGATCACCCCGCTGCGGATGTTCGCCGAACGCAACCGGGCCGGAACCTACTTGATCATGCTCAGCCTCGCCGCCGCGATGTTCGGGATGTTCTTCTTCATCGTCCAGTTCGTCCAGAACGTGCTGGGCTACTCCCCCATCCGGTCCGGCCTCGCCTTCCTGCCGGTGACCGCCGTGATCATCATCGCCGCCGGCCTTTCCCAGCGGCTGCTCCCCCGCTTCGGCCCCAAGCCCTTCATGGTCACCGGCGCCGCCCTGACCGGCACCGGACTCATCTGGCTGACCCTCCTCGACACCGGCAGCAGCTACCTGTCCGGGGTCCTCGGCCCGATGCTCCTCTTCGGCCTCGGCATGGGCCTCAACTTCGTCACCCTGACCCTGACCGCCGTCTCCGGGATCGCCCCGCACGAGGCGGGCGCCGCATCCGGGCTGCTCAACGCGAGTCAGCAGGTCGGCGGTGCGCTCGGGCTGTCCATCCTGGTCACCGTGTTCGGCACCGCCGCCCGCGGCGAGACCGAGAGGCAGCTGCCGGACTTCCTCGGCGAGGCGAGCACGGCGGAGCAGGAGGTCTTCGAGAAGACCGGCATGATGCCCGGACCGGCCGGCCATGAGGTGCTCACCGAGGGCATCTCCACGGCCTTCGTCGCGGGCGCGGGGATGGCGGCAGTGGCCCTGCTGACCGCCGTACTGGTGATCCGGGTGCGCACCGGCGACCTCGAGGCCCTGGGCGGCAAGACCACCACGGCGGGCCCGGCAGGCCCGGCAGACCCGGCCGCAGCCGGCTAGAAAGCCGCAGGGCCGCGCGTACGGAGGCTTCGTACGCGCGGCCCGATCGGCACTCCTGCACCGGCTTCCGGTCAGTACTCGTACCGGCTGCCGAAGGCTCCCAGCCGCGAGCAGACCTCGTACGAGGTCGTCACCGGCCGGTCGCGCAGGATCTTCTTCGCCCGGTGCTCACCCAGGCTG
This window harbors:
- a CDS encoding MFS transporter; translated protein: MTPTPLTTARIPGTARRAGRPGAALTVIAACQLMVVLDATIVNIALPHIQTALSFSTTDLSWVVSAYTLTFGGLLLLGGRAGDILGRRRVFLAGILLFTLASLLGGLAQEPWQLLAARALQGVGGAIASPTSLALITTTFPEGPERNRAFGVFAAVSAGGGAIGLLAGGMLTEWLDWRWVLFVNVPIGVLIAVLTPLYISESERHPGRFDFAGAITSTTGMAALVYGFIRASEEGWRDVLALGSFAAAVVLLALFAHLESRAAEPITPLRMFAERNRAGTYLIMLSLAAAMFGMFFFIVQFVQNVLGYSPIRSGLAFLPVTAVIIIAAGLSQRLLPRFGPKPFMVTGAALTGTGLIWLTLLDTGSSYLSGVLGPMLLFGLGMGLNFVTLTLTAVSGIAPHEAGAASGLLNASQQVGGALGLSILVTVFGTAARGETERQLPDFLGEASTAEQEVFEKTGMMPGPAGHEVLTEGISTAFVAGAGMAAVALLTAVLVIRVRTGDLEALGGKTTTAGPAGPADPAAAG
- a CDS encoding TetR/AcrR family transcriptional regulator produces the protein MAGPVRRRGAELEAAIVDAAIEQLCTVGWNALTMEAVAAGAQTGKAAVYRRWSSKGELVADALRASLPPVAEVPDSGSIRGDLRLLCRRMRDVMHSRSGQALRSVLHECDAVGVVGFREIIRTAFLEPSGRVFGTLIERGIERGDVRPDATGPFVADVIPAMMMYRTKVCGSEWEDSDIEEFIDRVLVPMLSR